The Opisthocomus hoazin isolate bOpiHoa1 chromosome 2, bOpiHoa1.hap1, whole genome shotgun sequence genomic interval GGCAGAAAATCATTAAATTGTGGAATATAGATTTTTGAGACCATGTAGCTATATTCATAGAAAAGGTTAAAACTAAACATTTGTCTATACGCAAATGAAAATACCGAATGTCCTTCTAGGCACATAATCACCTGTGTAATTTTCAGGACGACTTACcagaattaaaaagaataattccCTTAAGATAAGCATACTCTTTTGCACTTAAGTCCAGGTCCCAGAATTTCCACAATAAATTCTTCATCTTCTGAACTTCTGCTAAAGATGCTCCCAGTGACGAGCTGCCCAGTTCATTGCTAGCTGTCGAAGACTGATtgaggaggatttttttcaaTAAACTAGGGGCTGAAAGCTCTCTGAGGTCAAAATCCTCCCATTCTTGTGCCATGCCCAGGACAAAAAGAGGGGACCAGTTCTGCTGTATGAGGACAAGCTGATCCTCCCAAGGCACGTGATAAAATGAAGGCAAGTTTCTAATAAAAGTTAAAGTCTTCAAGAGCACTTCAGAAGCTCTTCTGCACGTGGCTTCAGGAGTTTTCAGGACAACTCTTCTCCCGTCCGCACAAGAGCAGCCCTTGCTTCCCAAGGCACGGAGGGGACTGCGGTACCGCTGGTGCCACTTGGTCTCACTTCCACGCTCTTTGTTAAGTATCTGGTACAGGATGCTCTTAGCCTGGTGTGTCTCACACTCACATTTCCCAGATTTCTCAGCTGGGCTCTCGGCAGCCATAGAGCCAGAGTTCCACACGGCAGGAATAACAGCACGCGTGGAgctacacagcagcagcaggggagagcATTTCAGCCACACAGCGAGG includes:
- the LOC104330429 gene encoding nuclear receptor subfamily 0 group B member 2-like gives rise to the protein MAAESPAEKSGKCECETHQAKSILYQILNKERGSETKWHQRYRSPLRALGSKGCSCADGRRVVLKTPEATCRRASEVLLKTLTFIRNLPSFYHVPWEDQLVLIQQNWSPLFVLGMAQEWEDFDLRELSAPSLLKKILLNQSSTASNELGSSSLGASLAEVQKMKNLLWKFWDLDLSAKEYAYLKGIILFNSGCHALKCLPYVQTLQQEAQQALMEFISTMFNRNLGRFACILQLIISLRDIDADAIEELFFRPILGEATLIVLLLETLHMKPNWLSKQMTSVLSNTHI